In the genome of Salvelinus sp. IW2-2015 unplaced genomic scaffold, ASM291031v2 Un_scaffold5570, whole genome shotgun sequence, one region contains:
- the LOC112078354 gene encoding transmembrane protein 94-like, giving the protein MNVATGKNQDAIPRKTQTYFLGCFLLKFGLTVCAYLLGFGFTLHEVCLRTNNLTLAENTTISCTDILSVSSARDAPHWFRELSNGLLLTQKVMAGFLALHTVVISLSYVHRSQPLWKKNPFSNTWWCLTVLVVLLGQMVQATVDYKLWQDRSGSLTFGLKDIPMLAWLLVSLSCLVVVLLNEAVKLHEIRVRVRYQKRQKLQFETK; this is encoded by the exons ACGCAGACCTACTTCCTGGGTTGTTTCCTGCTGAAGTTTGGCCTGACCGTGTGTGCCTACCTGCTAGGCTTTGGCTTTACGCTGCACGAGGTCTGCCTGAGGACCAACAACCTGACCCTGGCAGAGAACACCACCATCAGCTGTACTGATATCCTCAGTGTCAGTTCAGCTCGGGACGCTCCCCATTGGTTCAGAGAGCTGTCCAACGGCCTGCTGCTCACTCAGAAGGTCATGGCTGGGTTCCTGGCCCTGCACACCG TCGTCATCTCGCTAAGTTACGTCCATCGCTCCCAGCCTCTGTGGAAGAAGAACCCTTTCAGCAACACCTGGTGGTGCCTCACTGTCCTtgtagt TCTGTTGGGTCAGATGGTACAGGCCACGGTGGACTACAAGCTGTGGCAGGACAGGTCGGGTTCTTTGACCTTTGGCCTGAAGGACATCCCCATGCTGGCCTGGCTGTTGGTCTCCCTGTCCTGCCTGGTGGTGGTGCTGCTCAACGAGGCCGTCAAACTACACGAGATACG GGTGAGGGTTCGCTACCAGAAGAGACAGAAGCTACAGTTTGAGACTAAATAG